The DNA region ACTACGAAGAATTAAGACAGCACGTAGAAAATTGTACCAGACTCAAATTTTCTAGTCGCAAATGGAATAATTTGCCTTTCAAACTTGAAAAAGACCAACTTGACTGCCCTGTTtgcaaaaaaacctttttaaactaCGTCAGTTTGAATACACATATGAATGTTCACTATCCTAATTATATTTGTGAAAATTGTGGGAAAGCTTTCGCGTCTAAAGCTAGGCTCAGAGGTCATATGCGCACTCATGAGGTCGGGACCTTTCCTTGTAGGTACTGCAACGCTACATTTGATAGGGTCACTAAACGAGAGAATCATGTTTCAAAAGAGCATAAATCGGGTATAAGGTACGCTTGCAAACGTTGTAATATATCCCTAACTTCATTTTACGCTCGGCAAAAACATTTGGCAGAAGTTCATAATGAGGAATTAAAAAGATACAAGTGTAAAGCTTGTCCTCAGAGCTATATAACTCCTGGACATTTATCGAGTCACGTTAGAAGGGATCACTTAAACGAAAGGAACCATAAATGTGACCAATGCGATTTGGCGTTTTATACGAAAAATGCTCTGAAAATGCACATGATAAAACATGATGGGGAGAGAATACATACGTGTCCTGTCTGTCAGAAGTCTTACCAAAGAAAGAAGACATTAAGAGAGCATTTGAGGATCCATAATAATGATAAGAGGTTCGTTTGTCCGGTTTGTGGGAGGGCGTTTACTCAGAAATGTACGCTAAAGGGTCATTTGAAGGTACATGATAGGAAGTCTGATATTGATGATCAATGGCGAGGTAAGGCTCCGCTGTGATTTGTGAAAAATTCTTCTAATTTTGGTGAATAGAAATGTAACCTTTATGAACGTGATGGCGAATTTGAATCGATTTTATTTGTGAGTTTGCAATTGCAATAAAAAGAGATATGAAGTCTCTGAATGCTCGACAAGTTTTTGTAAGTTTCGGGATTTCAAAAATAGCGAAATCGAGGTTGTTTAGTGTCTGAAAGTGAttttttcgttattttaaaggactcaaaaaagaaataaagtatttttttgccgAAACGCATGTAGAGTTTAGAAACTGAATGTGAACCTTTTGATagttgttaaattaaaaaaagaaaacgttacttttaaatattatttatgcatttgttattgtttttttatgctggcaataAAATTGTTTCGATATTTAAATTTGCGCGGGAATAAACATCACAAGAAGAAAAGATTGTATTGTTATAAATTCCATTGGAAAAATAAGTCTTAATGTACTAACGAATATACGCAATAAATACTTGTATATAAAATAACCTAACGTTAGAATTACGCAAAATagacaaatctcaaaaaataattacaggcttaagtacctacactccatttgacattaaaaaaaatcaaagtcaCTTTTCGTAATTTTGGCGCCAAGTTTAGGTTGataacattgtaaatatgtactacataatttaaaaaaatacatactttgTAAATCCACGTAAAACGGGATGTgattattattactatttaaaatatttacataaataatcttTAGAACTAAGTTATTgaacattttgtaaaatattaataagtatgttaaatattgttattttaatttcgcGTTAGTGGACTTTCTCAGCATAAATATGTCTACAAAATGTAGTCTAACTTATTAAACAATTTAGTTTAAAATCTCTCTAAACATCacaaaaagacaaaataaaatcacataaGAACATCgtataaggtaaacgcgggtgaagtcgtcatgccccaatagtcgtcaattaatctaaaaacttttatttattatttctactgaacttaaaatggcccggtttatatgtcaacatattgttgataatatattgcacaattgaaattacaatacggggttttaacattcatggcgtctgagatatgttattcgaaaagtatgtgccctaacaaaatagttttttcgtgaagttcagctgtcaaaagtgaaactcagcacgtggttttgtgctttgatttacataactccagtggggtctgtggtatatttctttatttaattagatagttaagtttatttgctaacgatgtaatatgcaatttggaatacttttaacatagaagatatatttttttaatgtgacatctattggtactttaaaactcctatttgacccaaaacccgtcaattttagaattattatgacgacttcTGGGAcgtgctcaaaagttgcacctaaactcgtcataatgaggatattttgggttttacaatacaaaatgcgaataaatagctaatatcgggacttttacaaaattgttatctctctagaacaaacatatttaaggtttaaactacatttgttgataaaactgcgtttctttaaagctttttcttaggggtacattttactctcctgtttcctataagtatgcactttctacgagtgtttttttttaggtatatattggccgctgtaggcctccgccattcgattaaggacacacgatacatatctaccgctttgggtacaactactactagcctttgtttctactacgcttggattacaatttgtggcaagcaaaaattgactgttcttacactatgctttttgtttgaaataactgcatgtcgtcacgcgtattgtaccgcgtctccctaacttACTTTAATAGCgcctatataaaaatatgtcattcaactagttttgacgcaaaaaatattaaaatcagttttaaaactaagatgacatagcttccatcgctgtcactgctttgcttgtcgtattcgatattgatgggtaaagagtaatcttatagttatcggcacgaatcttgagctctgtctgtctgaaaactaatacagtgcatcaaaaaattgttcctcatcgctgtcagtgggtaatgtacccaaaaggctggcagaattgccacgttggatggcaatgctcaacctctgtgcgaaataaaagccagcctttgggtc from Helicoverpa zea isolate HzStark_Cry1AcR chromosome 29, ilHelZeax1.1, whole genome shotgun sequence includes:
- the LOC124644233 gene encoding zinc finger protein 26-like; its protein translation is MDSEIMVETLPLLGTCNLCLNEGAVKSMLIGHKYNGKSEVYAEMLEKCFVIDVSLLQLGDTKRLICDICIVRLRDCMMFRHQVETSFNTLETAYKLHKDDKIDNDGIKREITLNVDFDDDLPNDDIDDDDERDPEIKPEIKAEPEECTRRTRSRTVKKIPTKCTVKKHHDLTETESMLQTGLFPFKIRKNRTFSCSICPEKSTNLDDIKVHIVDHNKTNLHLAFKKMIFSNSQRFYKCGTKLRCKICTTDVANYEELRQHVENCTRLKFSSRKWNNLPFKLEKDQLDCPVCKKTFLNYVSLNTHMNVHYPNYICENCGKAFASKARLRGHMRTHEVGTFPCRYCNATFDRVTKRENHVSKEHKSGIRYACKRCNISLTSFYARQKHLAEVHNEELKRYKCKACPQSYITPGHLSSHVRRDHLNERNHKCDQCDLAFYTKNALKMHMIKHDGERIHTCPVCQKSYQRKKTLREHLRIHNNDKRFVCPVCGRAFTQKCTLKGHLKVHDRKSDIDDQWRGKAPL